A region from the Syntrophales bacterium genome encodes:
- a CDS encoding adenylate/guanylate cyclase domain-containing protein, with translation MNNLFKRLLSISPLKISLVIVFIAIIFYLMNVPFLRFMELKTLDLRTLSRGERCPGGNIVIAAIDEKSLSELGRWPWPRATIAKLVDTLKEYGAKVVGMDIVFAEPADTDPILAESMKNAGNITLGYFFHTTEKEIAHLNKEDAQKCANNISYSKYQIVQFIGKPDESILPQACAAAANVGPLSDAAENSGYFNCFPDSDGTIRWSPLVMKFGDDFYPPLSISVLLQYMDWPMMTLKMADFGVDSIRIGDLGVPTDESGRMLINYLGPAKTFPHYSIADIISGRLKPALFKDKIVLVGATATGIYDMRVTPFSTTYPGIEIHATVIDNILTQTFLKRPGWIGVFDITAILFFGLILGIVLSRVRGAYGVFFSLLLLVTYILINWFIFSHYNIWLNLIYPVITILTVYLGITIYKYITEEREKKKIRGAFQYYLTPSVINELLKDPSKLKLGGEKMNLTVLFSDIRGFTTVSEKLSPEELVHLLNEYLTAMTGVVFRYDGLLDKYMGDAIMAVFGAPLPQDDHPVSACRSALGMMDELRKLQKKWADESRPVLDIGIGINSGEMVVGNMGSDMRFDYTVMGDNVNLGSRLEGINKEYGTNIIISEYTYNEVKDKFLCRELDFVRVKGKELPVRIYELLGERGDVENRGDFVKLFEEGLAKYRQGQWDEAVAFFQDVLSIHQGDPPSELYIRRCRELKKNPPDGKWDGAYIMTKK, from the coding sequence ATGAACAACCTATTCAAGAGACTGCTGTCAATATCCCCCCTGAAAATAAGCCTTGTTATTGTTTTCATAGCAATCATCTTCTATTTAATGAATGTTCCTTTCCTTAGATTTATGGAGCTAAAAACCCTGGATCTGAGGACGCTTTCCCGGGGCGAGAGGTGTCCAGGAGGAAATATAGTAATTGCGGCCATTGATGAGAAGAGTTTAAGTGAACTGGGGCGATGGCCATGGCCGAGGGCAACCATTGCAAAACTCGTTGACACCCTGAAGGAATACGGAGCAAAAGTCGTGGGAATGGATATCGTCTTTGCCGAACCTGCGGACACCGATCCAATACTCGCTGAATCGATGAAGAATGCGGGAAATATCACCCTCGGCTATTTTTTCCACACCACAGAGAAGGAAATCGCACACCTGAACAAAGAGGACGCCCAGAAATGTGCCAATAATATTTCCTACTCCAAATATCAGATAGTACAGTTCATAGGCAAACCGGATGAATCCATTCTGCCACAAGCATGTGCGGCTGCAGCAAACGTGGGGCCGCTGTCCGATGCGGCAGAAAATAGCGGATACTTTAATTGTTTCCCAGACAGTGACGGAACGATAAGGTGGTCCCCTCTGGTTATGAAATTCGGAGACGACTTTTATCCCCCTCTTTCCATCTCTGTCCTTCTTCAGTACATGGACTGGCCCATGATGACCCTGAAGATGGCCGACTTTGGCGTTGATTCCATACGGATAGGTGATCTTGGTGTCCCGACCGACGAATCGGGGAGAATGTTGATAAATTATCTTGGGCCCGCCAAGACCTTTCCTCATTATTCGATTGCCGATATCATAAGCGGCCGCCTGAAACCGGCACTTTTTAAAGACAAAATCGTTCTGGTGGGGGCTACAGCTACAGGTATTTACGACATGAGGGTAACTCCCTTCAGTACTACGTATCCGGGAATCGAAATTCATGCCACTGTAATAGACAATATACTAACTCAAACCTTTCTTAAGCGTCCCGGCTGGATCGGGGTATTTGACATTACCGCTATACTTTTCTTCGGTCTTATCCTCGGCATTGTTCTGTCCAGGGTCAGGGGTGCTTACGGTGTTTTTTTCAGCCTTCTGTTACTTGTAACGTATATCCTGATCAACTGGTTTATCTTCTCCCATTATAACATCTGGCTCAATCTAATCTACCCAGTCATTACAATACTTACAGTCTACCTCGGCATAACGATCTACAAGTACATAACCGAAGAGCGGGAGAAGAAAAAGATACGCGGTGCTTTCCAGTATTACCTTACCCCTTCCGTAATCAACGAACTTTTGAAGGATCCCTCAAAGCTGAAGCTCGGGGGGGAAAAGATGAATCTTACAGTCCTCTTCTCTGATATACGGGGGTTTACCACCGTTTCCGAGAAACTGTCGCCGGAGGAACTCGTACACCTCCTCAATGAATACCTGACCGCCATGACCGGTGTAGTATTCAGATACGATGGGCTCCTCGACAAATACATGGGAGATGCTATTATGGCAGTCTTTGGTGCCCCGCTGCCCCAGGATGATCATCCGGTAAGCGCCTGCAGGTCCGCCCTTGGTATGATGGATGAACTGAGGAAACTTCAAAAGAAGTGGGCAGATGAAAGCAGGCCTGTTCTTGATATCGGAATCGGTATCAACAGCGGTGAAATGGTAGTGGGCAATATGGGTTCCGATATGAGGTTCGATTATACGGTCATGGGTGATAATGTAAATCTTGGTTCAAGGTTGGAGGGAATCAACAAAGAATACGGAACAAATATCATTATCAGTGAATACACATACAACGAGGTAAAGGATAAATTTTTGTGCCGGGAACTTGATTTTGTCAGGGTCAAGGGGAAGGAACTCCCTGTAAGGATATATGAGCTTTTAGGGGAAAGAGGAGATGTTGAAAACCGGGGAGATTTTGTTAAGCTGTTTGAGGAGGGACTGGCAAAATACAGACAGGGACAGTGGGATGAGGCTGTTGCCTTTTTCCAGGATGTGTTATCTATCCATCAGGGTGATCCTCCCTCAGAGCTGTACATCAGAAGGTGTCGAGAGCTTAAAAAAAATCCACCTGACGGTAAATGGGACGGGGCTTATATTATGACGAAAAAATAA